In Fusobacterium varium, the following are encoded in one genomic region:
- a CDS encoding TetR/AcrR family transcriptional regulator, producing the protein MEGKGKKEQILEAAMSLILKNGYSHTSVEDITNSIGIAKGSFYTYFKSKNLLLRTIIEEQIESIIEQQENQLKEGKDFDEILLKNIVSRVKFLKKDLKRQLVLINLARNVDVLGKDVRDLMIKIETINYNFIEKLLNRYNSQLKLNKNEIDQYSQIINSIIRGFKMTNIFFDDNSEDNFFIKDIAEAEKRINHKSFDEGIYFIYKSILKMLK; encoded by the coding sequence ATGGAAGGAAAGGGGAAAAAAGAGCAGATATTGGAAGCGGCTATGTCTTTGATATTGAAAAATGGATATTCCCATACATCAGTTGAAGATATAACTAATTCTATTGGAATAGCCAAAGGAAGTTTTTATACATATTTTAAAAGTAAAAATCTTCTCTTGAGAACTATTATAGAGGAGCAGATTGAAAGTATTATTGAACAACAGGAAAATCAACTAAAAGAGGGAAAAGATTTTGATGAAATTCTATTAAAAAATATAGTTTCAAGGGTAAAATTTTTAAAAAAAGATCTGAAAAGACAGCTTGTATTGATAAATCTTGCTAGAAATGTAGATGTATTGGGAAAAGATGTTAGAGATCTAATGATAAAAATAGAAACTATAAACTATAATTTCATAGAAAAACTATTAAATAGATATAATTCTCAATTAAAATTAAATAAAAATGAAATAGACCAATATTCTCAAATTATTAACTCTATAATTAGAGGTTTTAAAATGACTAATATCTTTTTTGATGACAATAGTGAAGATAACTTCTTTATAAAAGATATTGCAGAGGCAGAAAAAAGAATAAATCATAAGAGTTTTGATGAAGGGATATATTTTATATATAAGAGCATATTAAAAATGTTAAAATAA